One genomic segment of Clostridiaceae bacterium includes these proteins:
- a CDS encoding DUF4846 domain-containing protein — MRRIIVILSFILVVLVFLSSCSINNYTGSDSGIRSGEQNGETENIQTNSGKSLNDISNSSENNTVIKNIVEQQSKTSLINEEGITVQERIMVPEGYKRVDVEKGSFGEYLRNLPLKPHGSKVKYYDGSIKSKDVHVAVLDIDVGDRDLQQCADAVMRLWAEYLFSRGEYDRIHFNFTNGFRADYSTWMKGNRIRVEGNNAYWVKQGEYSEEYKVFRDYMDMVFAYAGTLSLSQEMKKIPLEEMQPGDVFLKGELPGHCVIILDMAEHEETKEKIFIIAQSYMPAQDIHILKNYDNPEDNPWYPVNFGDVLNTPEWNFTRDQLFRFDS, encoded by the coding sequence ATGAGGAGAATAATTGTAATATTGTCATTCATCTTAGTAGTTCTTGTATTTCTTTCTTCATGTTCCATAAACAATTATACGGGTTCTGACAGTGGTATTAGATCAGGGGAGCAAAATGGAGAGACAGAAAATATTCAGACCAACAGCGGAAAAAGTTTAAATGACATTTCAAACAGTTCAGAGAATAATACTGTTATAAAAAATATAGTTGAACAGCAAAGTAAAACTTCACTTATTAATGAAGAGGGAATTACTGTTCAGGAGAGAATAATGGTCCCTGAGGGTTACAAACGGGTGGATGTAGAAAAGGGTTCTTTTGGTGAGTATTTAAGGAATTTACCTCTAAAGCCTCATGGATCAAAAGTAAAGTATTACGACGGCAGCATTAAGAGTAAAGACGTTCATGTGGCTGTCCTGGATATTGATGTAGGTGACAGGGATTTGCAGCAGTGCGCTGATGCAGTTATGAGATTATGGGCAGAATATCTCTTTAGTAGGGGCGAGTACGACAGGATACATTTTAATTTTACCAATGGTTTCAGAGCTGATTATAGTACCTGGATGAAGGGAAACAGAATAAGAGTAGAAGGAAATAATGCCTATTGGGTGAAACAGGGGGAATATTCAGAGGAGTATAAAGTATTCAGAGATTATATGGACATGGTATTTGCCTATGCCGGGACATTGTCCCTATCTCAGGAAATGAAGAAGATACCTTTAGAAGAAATGCAACCGGGTGATGTATTCTTAAAGGGAGAACTTCCCGGCCACTGTGTTATTATACTTGACATGGCAGAACATGAAGAAACCAAGGAAAAGATATTTATAATAGCACAAAGTTATATGCCTGCCCAGGATATACATATTCTAAAGAATTACGATAATCCTGAAGACAATCCCTGGTATCCTGTTAATTTTGGAGATGTGCTTAACACACCTGAATGGAATTTCACGAGAGACCAGCTTTTTAGGTTTGACAGTTAA
- a CDS encoding nitroreductase family protein: MSIIFQRRSIRKYKNKVVPDEAIEKLLRAGFAAPSARNAQPWHFIVINDRNILNEIPKFHPHSKMLSEASHGIIVCGDLSSERVRDFWIQDCSAATQNILLMATELGLGSVWLGLYPNEERVNALKKLLQIPEEVVPLSIIAIGYPDELKDPIDRYDVEKVHYNKW; this comes from the coding sequence ATGAGCATAATTTTTCAAAGAAGAAGTATCAGAAAATATAAAAATAAAGTGGTGCCTGATGAAGCAATTGAGAAGTTATTGAGGGCAGGTTTTGCGGCACCTTCGGCACGTAATGCACAACCATGGCATTTCATTGTTATTAATGACAGGAATATACTGAACGAAATACCTAAGTTTCACCCCCATTCCAAAATGCTGAGCGAAGCCAGCCATGGGATTATTGTCTGCGGAGACCTTTCATCGGAAAGAGTCAGAGACTTTTGGATACAGGATTGTTCCGCTGCAACTCAGAACATTCTTTTGATGGCCACGGAACTTGGCCTGGGTTCAGTGTGGCTTGGACTGTATCCCAATGAAGAGAGAGTAAATGCTCTCAAAAAACTTTTGCAAATCCCCGAAGAAGTTGTGCCTCTTAGCATTATCGCAATAGGTTATCCGGATGAATTAAAGGATCCCATAGACAGATATGATGTTGAAAAAGTCCACTATAATAAGTGGTAA
- a CDS encoding helix-turn-helix transcriptional regulator has translation MSNNYGQIEKCDSDVIHEEVVNRVKEKMPPEESLYDLAELFKVFGDTTRIKILWALEEAEMCVCDIAALLNMTQSAISHQLRVLKQAKLVKSRRDGKIVYYLLDDDHVRQIFDQGLIHINEGR, from the coding sequence ATGTCCAATAATTACGGACAAATTGAAAAATGTGACAGTGATGTAATCCATGAAGAAGTTGTTAATAGAGTAAAGGAAAAAATGCCTCCGGAAGAATCATTGTATGATTTGGCAGAACTATTTAAAGTATTTGGAGATACCACACGGATTAAAATTCTTTGGGCATTGGAAGAAGCTGAAATGTGTGTATGCGATATTGCCGCCCTGTTGAATATGACACAATCAGCAATATCTCACCAGCTAAGGGTGTTAAAGCAAGCTAAACTAGTTAAAAGCAGGAGAGATGGCAAAATAGTATACTACTTACTGGACGACGATCATGTAAGGCAGATATTTGATCAAGGTTTAATCCATATTAATGAAGGCAGGTAA
- the cadA gene encoding cadmium-translocating P-type ATPase has translation MRKHLYRIITGAVAFIAAVAVNIYVDTNNEWLKILLFLTSYVIVGGDVVKKAVINIFRGKIFDENFLMTIATIGAFLIGEHPEGVAVMLFYQVGELFQSYAVDKSRKSIASLMNIRPDFANVKRGDDLVRVDPDEVQIGDIIVIKAGEKIPLDGIVIEGNSMVDTSALTGESVPREIGPGSDILSGCININGVITVEVTKEYDESTVSKILDLVENASSKKSKPEQFITRFAGYYTPVVVIIAVLLAIVPPLVIKSTSFSSWLYRALSFLVVSCPCALVISIPLSFFGGIGGASRNGVLVKGSNYLEALAKTEVIVFDKTGTLTRGVFSAQEIHPVNISKEELLEFAAYAESYSNHPISLSLKSAYGKEIDNKRISDMEEIPGHGVSVSIDGKKVLAGNDKLMKKMNITYTEKESAGTIVHVAIDNMYAGYIVISDEIKPDSAQTIKKLKEANIKQTVMLTGDNRNVGLKVAKELGLDKVYTDLLPGDKVEKLEELFLQKSAKGKLAFVGDGINDAPVLARADIGIAMGGLGSDAAIEAADVVIMTDEPSKIVTAMKISIRTLNIAYQNIAFAIGVKVAVLILSALGLAHMWAAIFADVGVTIIAVLNAFRALNIRDGSPAPKNG, from the coding sequence ATGAGAAAGCATCTTTATAGAATAATCACCGGTGCGGTGGCTTTTATTGCTGCAGTAGCCGTTAATATATATGTTGATACAAATAATGAATGGCTTAAGATTCTTTTATTTTTAACCAGCTATGTGATAGTCGGCGGAGATGTAGTGAAAAAAGCTGTAATAAATATTTTTAGAGGAAAAATTTTTGATGAAAACTTTTTAATGACTATAGCCACAATTGGGGCTTTTTTAATAGGTGAACACCCCGAGGGAGTCGCAGTTATGCTGTTCTACCAGGTTGGGGAACTATTTCAGAGCTATGCTGTTGATAAATCCAGAAAGTCTATAGCAAGCCTTATGAACATACGGCCTGATTTTGCCAATGTTAAAAGAGGAGACGATCTTGTAAGAGTTGATCCTGATGAGGTGCAGATTGGGGATATTATTGTAATTAAAGCCGGAGAAAAAATACCCCTTGACGGAATAGTCATTGAAGGAAATTCAATGGTTGATACTTCTGCTCTTACAGGTGAATCCGTTCCCCGTGAAATAGGACCGGGAAGTGATATTCTTAGCGGGTGTATAAATATTAATGGTGTTATCACAGTAGAAGTTACCAAGGAATATGATGAATCCACAGTAAGCAAAATTCTTGATTTGGTTGAAAATGCAAGCAGCAAAAAATCCAAACCAGAACAATTTATAACAAGATTCGCGGGGTACTACACACCCGTTGTTGTAATTATTGCCGTTTTACTTGCTATTGTGCCTCCACTTGTAATAAAGAGTACCTCATTCAGCAGCTGGCTTTACAGAGCACTGTCTTTTCTTGTGGTTTCCTGTCCCTGTGCTCTTGTTATTTCAATACCTCTAAGTTTTTTCGGCGGAATTGGGGGAGCATCAAGAAATGGTGTTCTGGTTAAAGGAAGCAACTATCTGGAAGCACTGGCTAAAACTGAGGTAATTGTTTTTGATAAAACAGGAACGCTTACCAGAGGAGTATTCAGCGCCCAGGAAATTCATCCGGTAAATATTTCGAAAGAAGAACTATTGGAATTTGCTGCATATGCAGAGAGTTATTCAAATCATCCTATATCCCTTTCATTAAAAAGTGCTTACGGAAAAGAGATCGATAACAAGCGGATTTCTGACATGGAAGAAATTCCCGGTCATGGCGTCAGTGTATCAATTGACGGGAAAAAGGTTTTAGCCGGCAATGACAAACTTATGAAAAAAATGAATATTACTTATACTGAGAAAGAGTCTGCCGGAACAATTGTTCATGTCGCAATAGATAATATGTATGCGGGATACATAGTTATTTCAGATGAAATAAAGCCTGATTCGGCACAAACCATCAAGAAGCTTAAAGAAGCCAATATTAAGCAGACGGTCATGCTTACCGGAGATAATAGAAATGTGGGGTTGAAGGTTGCCAAAGAGCTTGGACTTGATAAAGTTTATACTGATCTTCTTCCTGGAGATAAAGTTGAAAAACTGGAAGAACTATTTCTTCAAAAGTCTGCTAAAGGCAAGCTTGCATTTGTGGGTGACGGAATTAATGACGCTCCTGTTCTCGCCCGTGCTGATATAGGAATAGCTATGGGAGGATTAGGTTCTGACGCGGCTATTGAAGCAGCAGATGTAGTAATTATGACTGATGAGCCTTCTAAGATTGTTACTGCTATGAAAATCTCCATCAGAACTTTGAATATTGCATATCAAAATATTGCATTCGCAATAGGAGTAAAGGTTGCTGTGCTTATTCTGAGTGCTTTAGGATTAGCTCATATGTGGGCTGCAATATTTGCGGATGTAGGAGTAACTATAATAGCAGTGCTAAACGCTTTCAGGGCTTTGAATATAAGGGACGGTTCTCCTGCTCCCAAAAATGGATAA
- a CDS encoding heavy metal transporter — protein sequence MKKKFILEGLGCANCAAKMEKAINKIDGVKEATINFMTTKLVIEGEDEKMPSIIEAAEKIIKSIEHDVVMKKA from the coding sequence ATGAAAAAGAAATTCATACTGGAAGGTTTGGGTTGCGCAAACTGTGCTGCGAAGATGGAGAAAGCCATTAATAAGATTGATGGGGTCAAAGAAGCCACCATTAACTTCATGACCACAAAACTTGTCATAGAAGGCGAAGACGAAAAAATGCCGTCAATTATAGAAGCTGCGGAAAAGATAATTAAAAGCATTGAACATGATGTTGTTATGAAAAAAGCTTAG